GAACCCGCCTCGGTCAGGCCCAGCCTGCGCGTGGTCCGGTGGAGCAGCCGCGCACCCAGGCGGGTTTCCAGTTCCTGCACCTTGCGGCTGACGGTGGTCTTGGGCAGGCCGAGCGCGTTGGCAGCTGCGATGAAGCTGCCTTGCTCGACCACCTTGACGAAGATCAGCGTGTCGTTGAGATCGTGGGCCATGAGGAGGATCCGAATCGGGGTGGGTAGGGTGCCCGAAAGATTGTGCCGGGTACGGGACGATTATTCCCCTTAATTCGGACTAATCAAGGGGGAGTTCGAGGACTAATCTGGCGCCATTCCCGATTTGGAGGACGCCAACCATGTGGTTGCAGAACATTCTTGGCCGCGTCATTGGCGGCCGCACCCCCTCGCTCGACCTGGCCCTGACCGTTGAGAAGCGCCCCTCGTCCTTCTCCGGCAAGGCTTTCCGCGAGTTCACCCCGCCCGACAACCTGCAGCGCGGCGGCAGCCTGCGCCTGGGCGCCCGCAACGGCGGCCGACTGGGCCGAATTGGGATTATCCCGGCGACGGGAGTTAAAGTCCCATGAGTGGGACGCTGGCCCCCGAGGTTCTGGTGCTGGGCGGCACCGGCAGCGTCGGGCAGGGCATCGTGGCCGCATTGCTGGAGGCCGGCAGCCCGGTCCTGGTGGTCGGCCGCGACCCGGGCCGGCTTGCCGCACTGCGCGAACAGTTCGCCGACGAACCGGGCCTGGAAACCCTGCTCGGGTCGCTGGGCGATGACGGCTCCGCACGCAGCGTGGCCGAGCGCGTTGCGCAGCGCCGCCGCCCGCTGGCCGCCGTGGTCGACGCCATGGGCGGCCCGTACAACCGTGGCCGGGTCACCGACCGCAGCGGCGATGCGTTGCTGCAGGCGCTGCAGGCCGACGTGATGCCGCATGTGCACGCCGGCCGCCATCTGCTGCCGCTGCTGCAGGGTGGCCCGCACGCGCGCCGCTACGTCGTGATCGGTGGGCCGGCCGGCTACAAGGCGTGGGCCGGGCACGGCGAAACCTCGATCACCATGTCGGCCACGCGCATGTATGCGCAGGTGCTGCACCAGGAAGCGCAGGCACTGGGCGTACGCGCGCAGATGCTGGAAGTGAACAACCCGGTGTGCACGCCGACCAACGCCGCCAATGCCTGCATCGAATGGCCGAGCGCGCTGCTGGTTGGGCGCCGGCTGGTGTCGTTGCTCGACAACTGCACCGACAACCGCCCCATCGTCCGCTGCGACACCCGCGACGCCGAACTTCCCCGCGGCCTGCTCAACCAGGAATGGCCGCCGGACCGCTCGCACAACATCGCCGGCACCGCTTGACCTCTACCAAGGTTTAGGTCTCACGCTACGCCACCTCGTTGCACCGCCGTTCTGATTTTCGCCTCACCCACTTTGCCGTAAGGATGCATCTCATGACCTCCCACACTCCTTCCACCCGCATTACCCGACGGCTGGCCATGGCCGGCGTGTCGATCCTCGCCGCTGCGGTATTGGCCGCCTGCAGCGGTGGCCACGCCGAAGAAGCCGGCGCGCCGCCGCCGCCGCAGGTCAGTGCCGCGCCGGTGCTGGTCAAGCCGGTCAGCCAGTGGGACGACTTCAGCGGCCGCGTCGAAGCGGTGCAGAGCGTTGAACTGCGCCCGCGCGTGTCCGGCTACATCGACAAGGTCAACTATGTCGAAGGCGATGAAGTAAAGAAGGGCGACGTGCTGTTCACCATCGACGCGCGCAGCTATCGCGCCGAACTGGACCGCGCCACCGCCGAACTGGCCCGCGCCCGTACCCAGGCCACGCTGAGCCGCAGCGAAGCCGAGCGTGCACGCCGCCTGTCCGACCAGCAGGCGATCTCCACCGAGACCTGGGAACAGCGCCGCGCCACCGCCGACCAGGCGCAGGCCTCGGTGCTGGCCGCGCAGGCCGCGGTGGACGCAGCGCGCTTGAACATGGAGTTCACCCAGGTGCGCGCACCCATCGACGGCCGCGCCGGCCGCGCGATGGTGACCGCCGGCAACCTGGTCACCGCCGGCGACAGCGCCAGCGTGCTGACCACGCTGGTCTCGCTGGACACGGTGTTCGTGTACTTCGACGCCGATGAAGGCACCTTCCTGCGCTATGCCCAGATGGCCCGCAAGGGCGAACGCCCGAGCGAGCGCGACAGCGACCTGCCGGTCAAGGTCGGGCTGTCCGGCGAAGAGGGCTTCCCGCACCAGGGCAAGGTCGACTTCCTCGACAACCAGGTGACCCGCAGCACCGGCACCATCCGTGTCCGTGCGCTGCTGGACAACACCGACCGTGCCTTCACCCCGGGCCTGTTCGCGCGCGTGCAGCTGCTCGGCAGCGGTGAGTTCCAGGCCATGCTGATCGACGACAAGGCCGTGCTGACCGACCAGGACCGCAAGTACGTGTACGTGGTCGACAAGGACGGCAAGGCGCAGCGTCGCGATATCACCCTCGGCCGTACCGCCGAGGGCCTGCGCATCGTGCAGCAGGGCCTGAACGCAGGCGACCGCGTGATCATCGACGGCGTGCAGAAGGTCTTCATGCCCGGCATGCCGGTGCAGGCCAAGGCGGTTGCGATGCAGCCGGCCCCGGCGGTCGTACCGGCACGTGCAACCGCGTTGAATTGAGTTGGTAGCCGGGCCCGGCCCGGCATTACCCGCCGCGTGACGCATCCCTTCCGCTGTCGGTTTCGACAGCGGCCGGGGTGCTGCACGCCGGCGTTGCTGAAAACACCAGGAATCCACACATGGACTTTTCCCGTTTCTTCATCGACAGGCCGATTTTCGCGGCGGTGTTGTCGATCGTGATCTTCGCCGCCGGCCTGATCTCCATTCCGATCCTGCCGATCGGCGAGTACCCGGAAGTGGTGCCGCCGTCGGTGGTTGTGCGCACCGTGTATCCGGGTGCCAACCCGAAGGTGATCGCCGAAACCGTGGCCACCCCGCTGGAAGAGGCGATCAACGGCGTCGAGGGCATGATGTACCTCAAGTCGGTGGCCGGCTCGGACGGCGTGCTGCAGATGACCGTCACCTTCCGCCCGGGTACCGACCCGGACGACGCGGCGGTGAAGGTGCAGAACCGCGTCGCCCAGGCGCAGGCGCGCCTGCCTGAAGACGTGCGCCGCCAGGGTGTGACCACCCAGAAGCAGTCGCCGACCTTCCTGATGGTGGTGCACCTGACCTCGCCGAACGGCAAGTACGACACCCTGTACCTGCGCAACTACGCCCGCCTGCACGTCAAGGACGCGCTGGCGCGCATTCCCGGCGTGGGCGACGCGCAGATCTTCGGCGGTGGCGACTACGCCATGCGCGCCTGGCTCGACCCGGACAAGGTCGCCGCGCGCGGCCTGACCGCCAGCGACGTGGTGCGTGCCATGCGCGAGCAGAACGTGCAGGTCTCGGCCGGCCAGCTCGGCGCCGAACCGATGCCCAACAGCCAGTTCCTGACCCTGATCAACGCCCAGGGCCGCCTGCGCAGCGAGCAGGAGTTCGGCGACATCGTGCTCAAGGCCGGTACCGACGGTGAGGTGGTACGCCTCTCCGACGTGGCCCGTGTCGAACTGGGCGCCGGCGACTACACCCTGCGCTCGCAGCTGGACGGCAAGAACGCGGTCGGCATCGGCATCTTCCAGGCGCCGGGCGCCAACGCGCTGGAGATCCGCGATGCGGTGATCGGCACCATGGACGAGATGCAGAAGACCTTCCCGGCCGACGTGAAGTACGAAGCGGTGTACGACACCACCATCTTCGTGCGCGACTCGATCAAGGCGGTGGTGTCGACGCTGCTGGAAGCCATCGCGCTGGTGGTGCTGGTGGTGATCCTGTTCCTGCAGACCTGGCGCGCCTCGATCATTCCGCTGATCGCGGTGCCGGTGTCGATCGTAGGTACCTTTGCTGCGCTGTACGTGCTGGGCTTCTCGATCAACACGCTGAGCCTGTTCGGGCTGGTGCTGGCGATCGGCATCGTGGTCGACGACGCGATCGTGGTGGTGGAAAACGTCGAGCGCAACATCGAAGAAGGCCTGTCGCCCACGGCGGCGGCCCACCAGGCCATGAAGGAAGTGTCCGGGCCGATCATCGCGATCGCGCTGGTGCTGTGCGCGGTGTTCGTGCCGATGGCGTTCCTGTCCGGCGTGACCGGTCAGTTCTACAAGCAGTTCGCGGTGACCATCGCCATCTCGACGGTGATTTCGGCCATCAACTCGCTGACCCTGTCGCCGGCCCTGGCTGCGCGCCTGCTCAAGCCGCATGACGCGGCCAAGGATGCGCCCACCCGGATCATCGACCGCCTGTTCGGCTGGATCTTCCGTCCGTTCAACCGCTTCTTCAAGTCCAGCTCGGAGAAGTACGAGCGCAGCGTCTCGAAGATCCTCGGTCGTCGCGGCGCGGTGTTCGTGGTCTACGCGGTGCTGCTGGTCGGTACCGGTTTCATCTTCAAGCTGGTGCCGCCGGGCTTCATCCCGACCCAGGACAAGCTGTACCTGATCGCCGGCGTGAAGCTGCCGGAAGGTTCCTCGATCGCGCGGACCGATGACATGCTGCGCAAGGTCGCCAAGATCGCCCAGGAAACCGACGGCGTGGCCCACACCATTTCGTTCCCGGGCCTGAACGCACTGCAGTTCACCAACACGCCCAACACCGGCGTGGCCTTCATTCCGCTCAAGCCGTTCAACGAGCGCCATGGCCGTACTGCTGCCGAGATCAATGCCGAGATCAACCAGAAGATCGCCGGGCTGCAGGAAGGCTTCGCCTTCGCGATGATGCCGCCGCCGATCCTGGGCCTGGGCAACGGCAACGGCTACCAGATGTTCATCGAAGACCGTGGCAACCTGGGCTACGGCGCATTGCAGACGGCGGTGAGCCAGATGCAGGGCGCGGTGGCGCAGACCCCGGGCATGGCGTTCCCGATCACCAGCTACCAGGCCAACGTGCCGCAGCTGGACGCCGAAGTGGACCGGGTCAAGGCCAAGGCGCAGGGCGTGCAGCTCACCGAGCTGTTCGACACCCTGCAGACCTACCTGGGTTCGTCGTACGTCAATGACTTCAATGAGTTCGGTCGTACCTGGCAGGTCATCGCCCAGGCCGACGGCCAGTTCCGCAACAGCGTGGAAGACATCGGCAAGCTGCGTACCCGCAACGATCGTGGCGAGATGGTGCCGATCGGTTCGATGGTGACCGTGAAGGAAACCTACGGCCCGGACCCGGTGCTGCGCTTCAACGGCTACCCGGCCGCCGACCTGGCTGGTGAAGCCGACCCGCGCATGCTGTCCTCGGCCCAGGCCATGAACAACCTGACCGAGATCGCCGCCAAGGTGCTGCCGGTGGGCATGACCACCGAATGGACCGACCTGAGCTACCAGCAGGCCACCCAGGGCAAGGCCGCCTTCATCGTGTTCCCGGTGGCGATCCTGCTGGCGTTCCTGGTGCTGGCCGCGCTGTACGAGAGCTGGTCGCTGCCGCTGGCGGTGATCCTGATCGTGCCGATGACGCTGCTGTCGGCCCTGTTCGGCGTATGGTTGACCGGCGGTGACAACAACGTGTTCGTGCAGGTCGGCCTGGTGGTGCTGATGGGTCTGGCGTGCAAGAACGCGATCCTGATCGTCGAATTCGCCCGCGAGCTGGAAATGGGCGGCAAGGGGATCGTGGACGCCGCGCTGGAAGCCTGCCGCCTGCGACTGCGCCCGATCGTGATGACCTCGATCGCGTTCATCGCCGGCACCATCCCGCTGGTGCTCTCGCATGGCGCCGGTGCGGAAGTGCGCTCGGTAACCGGCATCACCGTGTTTGCCGGCATGCTCGGCGTGACCCTGTTCGGCCTGTTCCTGACCCCGGTGTTCTACGTGGCGCTGCGCAAGTTCGTCAGCCGCAACGGCGGCGGCAAGCTGGTCGCCCACGGCGACTCCACCCTTCATCACTGATCCCGATCCCCACGAGGACGTTCCATGAATACTGCTACTTCCAAGATCGCGCTGGTCACCGGCGCCACCCGTGGCATCGGGCTGGAAACCGTGCGCCAGCTGGCCCAGGCCGGCGTGCATACGCTGCTGGCCGGCCGCAAGCGCGACACCGCCGTGGCCGAAGCGCTGAAGCTGCAGGCCGAAGGCCTGCCGGTGGAAGCGATCCAGCTCGACGTGGTCGACGCTGCCAGCATTGCCGCGGCCGTGCAGGAGATCAGCGACCGCCACGGTCGCCTGGACATCCTGGTCAACAACGCCGGCATCCTGCTCGACAACCCGGCGCTGGCGCCGTCGGCGCAGACCCTGGACACCTGGCGCGGCACCTTCGACACCAACCTCTTCGCGGTGATCGCCGTGACCCAGGCATTCCTGCCGCTGCTCAACCAGTCGCCGGCCGGTCGCATCGTCAACGTCTCCAGCATCCTCGGCTCGCTGACCCTGCACAGCCAGCCCGGCTCGCCGATCTACGGCTTCATGGTGCCTGCCTACAACGCCTCCAAGAGCGCGGTGAATGCCTGGACCGTGCAGCTGGCCTACGAGCTGCGCGAGAGCACCACCAAGGTCAACACCGTGCACCCGGGTTACGTGAAAACCGACATGAACAGTGGCGAAGGCGAGCTCGAAATCGCCGACGGCGCGCGCTCCAGCGTGGGCATGGCGCTGATCGGTGCCGACGGCCCCAACGGCAGCTTCACCTACCTGGGCGAGGTGCTGCCATGGTGATCCGTGTGTTGACCGCCGCCGTTGCCAGCGCGCTGCTGGCCGGCTGCGTCAGCGTCGGCCCGAACTACCAGGCACCGCCGGCACAGCCGGTGGTCCTGCAGGGCGCGGCCGCGCCGGTGTTCACTACCACCTCGCCGGTGGCCAGCTGGTGGGCGCAGTTCGACGACCCGGTGCTGGAGCAGCTGGTGCACGACGCGCTGGGCGACAACCTCGACCTGCGCATCGCGATGGCGCGGGTCCGCGAGGCCCGTGCGGTGTTCGTCGAGCAGCGCCTCGACCAGTTGCCGCATGTCACCGCGGGCGGCAGCTACGACCGTCGCAAGCAGCCGGACCTGACCGCCGGCGGCGAGCGTGTCTTCGGCGAAACCTACCAGCTCGGCTTCGATGCGGGCTGGGAGCTGGACCTGTTCGGTCGCCAGCGCCGGGCCGCCGAAGCGGCGCGTGCCGACCTCGGCGCCGAGCAGGACAACCTGGCCGACGCGCAGGTCACCGTGGCCGCGGAAGTGGCACGCAACTACTTCGAGCTGCGTGGCACCCAGAAGCGGATAGACGTGGCCCAGCGCACCTTGGTGAACCTGCGCGACACGCAGCGCCTGACCGAAGCGCGCTGGGAGCTGGGCGCGGGCAGCGAGCTGGACGTACAGAGCAGCCGGGCGCGGTTGAAGGCGATCGAGGCCGACATCCCGCTGCTGGAAGTGGCCGAAGTGCAGTCGCGGCATCGCCTGGCGGTGCTGCTGGGGCAGCGTCCGGATGCGCTGGATGCACTGCTGGCCCCGCGCGAGGTTCCGCCGTACGCGAAGGCGTTGCCGTTGGGCGACACCACCGACCTGCTGCGGCAGCGCGCCGACGTGCGCGTGGCCGAGCGCCGGCTGGCCGCTGCAACGGCGCGCGTGGGCGTGGCCACCGCCGACCTGTTCCCGCGGATCAGCCTGAGCGGTTTCGTTGGCTTCCTGTCCGGCGATGCCAGCGGGCTGGTCAACGGCAACAACAAGGCGTGGTCGGTGACCCCGTCGATCAGCTGGGCCGCGTTCGACTTCGGCACGGTCAAGGCACGGTTGCGCGCAAGCAAGGCGCAGGCCGACGGCGCCGCTGCCGAGTACGAAAAGGCGGTGCTGCTGGCGCTGGAAGACACGGAGAACGCGCTGACGCGTTATGCCAAGCAGCAGGCGCGGCTGGGCATCGTGGCCGAGCAGGCGCAGGCCGCGCGGCGTGCCGAGCAGCTGGCGCAGATCCGCTACCGTGAGGGGTCGGAAGACTTCCTGACCCTGCTCGATGCGCAGCGCACCCAGCTGGCGGCCGACGATGCGTTGGCCGCGGCCGAGTCCACCGTCAACGTCAGCGTGGTCGGCGTGTACAAGGCGCTGGGCGGTTGGGGCCAGCAGCAGGACGCTACTCCGCCGGCGCTGGCCGGCACGATGCGGTAACCGTATGCAGGGGGCGGCAAGCGTCGCCCCCTGCCATTTTTGTAATGGTTCGCCGCAATGGCGTACCGGAAAACCCCGCGCTGACGGCTTTGCCTCTGCCGGGTCGGTCTGGGCCGGTGCTAAAAACACCGCCAGTCCGGGAGATGAGCCATGCAACGGAAGTGCTGGGAGCCGCCACGCGCGGCCAGGGAAGAACGCCATGCGGGCACCGCGGGCCTGTCGGCCAGCGTGATCGTGCTGCTGGTCGTGGCCGCGCTGACGGTCAGCCTCGGCTTTGCGTGGCTGCCCGACAGCCTGCTCGGCATCGGCGTGGTCGGCGTCGGCCTGTTCCTCGCCATCAGCGCCCGCATCTGCCAGGCGCGCGAACAGCACCAGGCGCTGTGCAGGGTGTTGGAGCACCTGCGCAGCGCACCACGGTATTGAAGGCGATCAACGCTTCGGGGTTTCCGGGAACACCAGCTCCGCCATCACCGGATAATGGTCCGACGGCACCACGCCATCGAACGTCTGGTCCAGTGTGCTGAACTGCTTTACCCCAAACCCGCGCACCAGGATCCAATCGATCTCCACCGTCGGCGTGGTGCTGAAATTCTGGAAGGTCAGGCGCGGACCGTCGACCTTGCCGGCGAGCTTTCTTGCATCGCTTAGCGTGCGGGTGAATTCTGCATACGTGGGGCTGGTCGGCTCGCTGTTGAAATCGCCGGTGACCACCACCGGAATGTCCTTTGGCAGCTTCGCCAACCGCTCGGTGATCAGCTTCGCACCCAGCACGCGGCGCGGTTCATCCTCATCGCGATAGGGCAGGTGGGTGTTGTACAGGTAGAACTGCCTGCCATCGGCCTGGCGCTGGAACAACGCCCAGGTGACCATGCGCGGCATCAGGTTGCCCCAGGTGATGCTGCCGGCGACTTCCGGCGTGTCGGACAACCAGAA
This portion of the Stenotrophomonas aracearum genome encodes:
- a CDS encoding endonuclease/exonuclease/phosphatase family protein, with product MLSRFRRPALLALIALALPLGSALAKSPEPLRVMSFNVRTPVDTEPNKRWEDRRDAMVTLLKEQHPVVFGTQELKTNQAEYLVQHLPGYRWFGEPRGPGDNEEHMGVFYDSAKLKVVESGNFWLSDTPEVAGSITWGNLMPRMVTWALFQRQADGRQFYLYNTHLPYRDEDEPRRVLGAKLITERLAKLPKDIPVVVTGDFNSEPTSPTYAEFTRTLSDARKLAGKVDGPRLTFQNFSTTPTVEIDWILVRGFGVKQFSTLDQTFDGVVPSDHYPVMAELVFPETPKR
- a CDS encoding efflux RND transporter permease subunit, whose translation is MDFSRFFIDRPIFAAVLSIVIFAAGLISIPILPIGEYPEVVPPSVVVRTVYPGANPKVIAETVATPLEEAINGVEGMMYLKSVAGSDGVLQMTVTFRPGTDPDDAAVKVQNRVAQAQARLPEDVRRQGVTTQKQSPTFLMVVHLTSPNGKYDTLYLRNYARLHVKDALARIPGVGDAQIFGGGDYAMRAWLDPDKVAARGLTASDVVRAMREQNVQVSAGQLGAEPMPNSQFLTLINAQGRLRSEQEFGDIVLKAGTDGEVVRLSDVARVELGAGDYTLRSQLDGKNAVGIGIFQAPGANALEIRDAVIGTMDEMQKTFPADVKYEAVYDTTIFVRDSIKAVVSTLLEAIALVVLVVILFLQTWRASIIPLIAVPVSIVGTFAALYVLGFSINTLSLFGLVLAIGIVVDDAIVVVENVERNIEEGLSPTAAAHQAMKEVSGPIIAIALVLCAVFVPMAFLSGVTGQFYKQFAVTIAISTVISAINSLTLSPALAARLLKPHDAAKDAPTRIIDRLFGWIFRPFNRFFKSSSEKYERSVSKILGRRGAVFVVYAVLLVGTGFIFKLVPPGFIPTQDKLYLIAGVKLPEGSSIARTDDMLRKVAKIAQETDGVAHTISFPGLNALQFTNTPNTGVAFIPLKPFNERHGRTAAEINAEINQKIAGLQEGFAFAMMPPPILGLGNGNGYQMFIEDRGNLGYGALQTAVSQMQGAVAQTPGMAFPITSYQANVPQLDAEVDRVKAKAQGVQLTELFDTLQTYLGSSYVNDFNEFGRTWQVIAQADGQFRNSVEDIGKLRTRNDRGEMVPIGSMVTVKETYGPDPVLRFNGYPAADLAGEADPRMLSSAQAMNNLTEIAAKVLPVGMTTEWTDLSYQQATQGKAAFIVFPVAILLAFLVLAALYESWSLPLAVILIVPMTLLSALFGVWLTGGDNNVFVQVGLVVLMGLACKNAILIVEFARELEMGGKGIVDAALEACRLRLRPIVMTSIAFIAGTIPLVLSHGAGAEVRSVTGITVFAGMLGVTLFGLFLTPVFYVALRKFVSRNGGGKLVAHGDSTLHH
- a CDS encoding SDR family NAD(P)-dependent oxidoreductase — its product is MSGTLAPEVLVLGGTGSVGQGIVAALLEAGSPVLVVGRDPGRLAALREQFADEPGLETLLGSLGDDGSARSVAERVAQRRRPLAAVVDAMGGPYNRGRVTDRSGDALLQALQADVMPHVHAGRHLLPLLQGGPHARRYVVIGGPAGYKAWAGHGETSITMSATRMYAQVLHQEAQALGVRAQMLEVNNPVCTPTNAANACIEWPSALLVGRRLVSLLDNCTDNRPIVRCDTRDAELPRGLLNQEWPPDRSHNIAGTA
- a CDS encoding SDR family oxidoreductase, producing MNTATSKIALVTGATRGIGLETVRQLAQAGVHTLLAGRKRDTAVAEALKLQAEGLPVEAIQLDVVDAASIAAAVQEISDRHGRLDILVNNAGILLDNPALAPSAQTLDTWRGTFDTNLFAVIAVTQAFLPLLNQSPAGRIVNVSSILGSLTLHSQPGSPIYGFMVPAYNASKSAVNAWTVQLAYELRESTTKVNTVHPGYVKTDMNSGEGELEIADGARSSVGMALIGADGPNGSFTYLGEVLPW
- a CDS encoding efflux transporter outer membrane subunit, translating into MVIRVLTAAVASALLAGCVSVGPNYQAPPAQPVVLQGAAAPVFTTTSPVASWWAQFDDPVLEQLVHDALGDNLDLRIAMARVREARAVFVEQRLDQLPHVTAGGSYDRRKQPDLTAGGERVFGETYQLGFDAGWELDLFGRQRRAAEAARADLGAEQDNLADAQVTVAAEVARNYFELRGTQKRIDVAQRTLVNLRDTQRLTEARWELGAGSELDVQSSRARLKAIEADIPLLEVAEVQSRHRLAVLLGQRPDALDALLAPREVPPYAKALPLGDTTDLLRQRADVRVAERRLAAATARVGVATADLFPRISLSGFVGFLSGDASGLVNGNNKAWSVTPSISWAAFDFGTVKARLRASKAQADGAAAEYEKAVLLALEDTENALTRYAKQQARLGIVAEQAQAARRAEQLAQIRYREGSEDFLTLLDAQRTQLAADDALAAAESTVNVSVVGVYKALGGWGQQQDATPPALAGTMR
- a CDS encoding efflux RND transporter periplasmic adaptor subunit; protein product: MAGVSILAAAVLAACSGGHAEEAGAPPPPQVSAAPVLVKPVSQWDDFSGRVEAVQSVELRPRVSGYIDKVNYVEGDEVKKGDVLFTIDARSYRAELDRATAELARARTQATLSRSEAERARRLSDQQAISTETWEQRRATADQAQASVLAAQAAVDAARLNMEFTQVRAPIDGRAGRAMVTAGNLVTAGDSASVLTTLVSLDTVFVYFDADEGTFLRYAQMARKGERPSERDSDLPVKVGLSGEEGFPHQGKVDFLDNQVTRSTGTIRVRALLDNTDRAFTPGLFARVQLLGSGEFQAMLIDDKAVLTDQDRKYVYVVDKDGKAQRRDITLGRTAEGLRIVQQGLNAGDRVIIDGVQKVFMPGMPVQAKAVAMQPAPAVVPARATALN